Proteins encoded together in one Streptomyces umbrinus window:
- a CDS encoding Fur family transcriptional regulator has product MTTPRTPTTAEELRGVGLRVTAARVALLETVRGGDHLGVEAIASGVRDRVGHISLQAVYEALHALTAAGLIRRLEPPGSPARFEGRVGDNHHHLVCRTCGVVVDVDCAVGHAPCLTASDDRGFAIDEAEVIYWGLCPACSTSSSS; this is encoded by the coding sequence ATGACCACACCCCGTACTCCGACCACCGCAGAGGAGCTGCGCGGTGTCGGCCTGCGGGTGACGGCCGCCCGCGTCGCGCTGCTCGAGACCGTCCGCGGAGGCGACCACCTCGGAGTCGAGGCGATCGCCTCCGGGGTACGCGACCGCGTGGGCCACATCTCCCTCCAAGCCGTGTACGAGGCCCTCCACGCACTCACCGCGGCAGGGCTCATACGCCGCCTCGAACCGCCCGGCAGCCCGGCCCGGTTCGAGGGACGCGTCGGAGACAACCACCACCACCTCGTGTGCCGTACGTGCGGTGTCGTCGTCGACGTCGACTGCGCGGTCGGCCACGCCCCCTGCCTGACCGCGTCCGACGACCGTGGTTTCGCGATCGACGAGGCCGAGGTCATCTACTGGGGCCTGTGCCCCGCCTGTTCCACCAGCAGCAGTTCCTGA
- the katG gene encoding catalase/peroxidase HPI, translated as MTENHDAIVTDPKPEEAGGCPVAHGRAPHPTQGGGNRQWWPERLNLKILAKNPAVANPLGEDFDYAEAFKNLDLAAVKQDIAEVLTTSQDWWPADFGNYGPFMIRMAWHSAGTYRISDGRGGAGAGQQRFAPLNSWPDNGNLDKARRLLWPVKKKYGQSLSWADLMILTGNVALEQMGFETFGFAGGRADVWESEEDVYWGPETTWLDDQRYTGDRELESPLGAVQMGLIYVNPEGPNGNPDPIAAARDIRETFRRMAMNDEETVALIAGGHTFGKTHGAGPAESVGDDPEAAPIEAQGFGWKNSFGTGKGADAITSGLEVTWTTTPTQWSNGFFDNLFGYEWELTQSPAGANQWKPKDGAGEGTVPAAHDASKKIAPSMLTTDLSLRFDPIYEPISRRFHENPAEFADAFARAWYKLTHRDMGPKSLYLGPEVPAETLLWQDPLPAAEGEAIAAEDVTALKAKILGSDLTVSQLVSAAWASASTFRGSDKRGGANGARVRLEPQRGWDANDPDQLAQVLRVLEGIQAEFNSGAKKVSLADLIVLGGSAAVEKAAKDAGHDVTVPFTPGRVDATEEHTDAESFAALEPTADGFRNYLGKGNRLPAEYLLLDRANLLTLSGPELTVLVGGLRVLGANHQQSSLGVLTETPGKLTNDFYVNLLDLGTTWTATSEDATTFEARDDATGDVKWTGTRADLVFGSNSELRALAEVYAADDAKEKFVNDFVAAWTKVMDLDRFDLV; from the coding sequence ATGACTGAGAACCATGATGCGATCGTCACTGACCCGAAGCCCGAGGAGGCAGGCGGCTGCCCGGTCGCGCACGGGCGCGCGCCGCACCCGACTCAGGGCGGCGGAAACCGCCAGTGGTGGCCGGAGCGGCTCAACCTGAAGATTCTTGCCAAGAACCCCGCGGTGGCGAACCCCCTCGGTGAGGACTTCGACTACGCCGAGGCGTTCAAGAACCTCGACCTCGCTGCCGTTAAACAGGACATCGCCGAGGTACTGACCACCTCGCAGGACTGGTGGCCGGCCGACTTCGGCAACTACGGCCCGTTCATGATCCGTATGGCGTGGCACAGCGCGGGCACCTACCGCATCAGCGACGGCCGCGGCGGCGCCGGTGCCGGTCAGCAGCGCTTCGCTCCCCTGAACAGCTGGCCGGACAACGGCAACCTGGACAAGGCCCGCCGTCTGCTGTGGCCCGTGAAGAAGAAGTACGGCCAGAGCCTCTCCTGGGCCGACCTCATGATCCTCACCGGCAACGTCGCCCTGGAGCAGATGGGCTTCGAGACCTTCGGCTTCGCCGGCGGCCGTGCGGACGTCTGGGAGTCCGAGGAGGACGTGTACTGGGGTCCCGAGACCACGTGGCTCGACGACCAGCGCTACACCGGCGACCGCGAGCTGGAGAGCCCGCTGGGCGCCGTCCAGATGGGCCTCATCTACGTCAACCCCGAGGGCCCCAACGGCAACCCGGACCCGATCGCCGCGGCCCGCGACATCCGTGAGACCTTCCGCCGCATGGCGATGAACGACGAGGAGACCGTCGCCCTCATCGCCGGTGGTCACACCTTCGGCAAGACCCACGGTGCGGGCCCGGCGGAGAGCGTCGGCGACGACCCCGAGGCCGCCCCGATCGAGGCGCAGGGCTTCGGCTGGAAGAACTCCTTCGGTACGGGCAAGGGCGCGGACGCCATCACGTCCGGCCTGGAGGTCACCTGGACCACCACGCCCACCCAGTGGAGCAACGGCTTCTTCGACAACCTCTTCGGCTACGAGTGGGAGCTCACCCAGAGCCCCGCCGGCGCCAATCAGTGGAAGCCGAAGGACGGCGCGGGCGAGGGCACCGTCCCGGCCGCCCACGACGCCTCGAAGAAGATCGCCCCCTCGATGCTCACGACCGACCTGTCGCTGCGCTTCGACCCGATCTACGAGCCCATCTCCCGCCGCTTCCACGAGAACCCGGCGGAGTTCGCGGACGCGTTCGCCCGCGCCTGGTACAAGCTGACGCACCGTGACATGGGCCCGAAGTCGCTCTACCTCGGCCCGGAGGTTCCGGCGGAGACCCTGCTGTGGCAGGACCCGCTGCCCGCGGCGGAGGGCGAGGCCATCGCCGCCGAGGACGTCACCGCTCTCAAGGCGAAGATCCTCGGCTCGGACCTGACCGTCTCGCAGCTCGTCTCCGCCGCGTGGGCCTCGGCCTCGACGTTCCGCGGCAGCGACAAGCGCGGTGGCGCCAACGGCGCTCGCGTCCGTCTGGAGCCGCAGCGCGGCTGGGACGCCAACGACCCCGACCAGCTCGCCCAGGTGCTGCGTGTCCTGGAGGGCATCCAGGCGGAGTTCAACTCCGGTGCCAAGAAGGTCTCCCTGGCCGACCTGATCGTGCTCGGTGGCAGCGCGGCCGTCGAGAAGGCCGCCAAGGACGCCGGTCACGACGTCACGGTGCCCTTCACCCCGGGCCGTGTCGACGCCACGGAGGAGCACACCGACGCGGAGTCCTTCGCCGCGCTCGAGCCGACCGCCGACGGGTTCCGCAACTACCTCGGCAAGGGCAACCGCCTGCCGGCCGAGTACCTGCTGCTCGACCGTGCAAACCTGCTGACCCTCAGCGGCCCCGAGCTGACGGTCCTCGTCGGTGGTCTGCGCGTCCTGGGCGCCAACCACCAGCAGTCGTCTCTCGGTGTCCTCACCGAGACCCCCGGCAAGCTGACGAACGACTTCTACGTCAACCTGCTCGACCTGGGCACGACGTGGACGGCGACGTCCGAGGACGCGACCACCTTCGAGGCCCGCGACGACGCCACGGGCGACGTCAAGTGGACCGGCACCCGTGCCGACCTCGTCTTCGGCTCGAACTCCGAGCTGCGCGCGCTCGCCGAGGTCTACGCGGCCGACGACGCGAAGGAGAAGTTCGTGAACGACTTCGTCGCGGCGTGGACCAAGGTCATGGACCTCGACCGGTTCGACCTCGTCTGA